A genomic window from Antedon mediterranea chromosome 4, ecAntMedi1.1, whole genome shotgun sequence includes:
- the LOC140047113 gene encoding TNF receptor-associated factor 2-like, whose protein sequence is MKRVELENHSLKDCTERTITCRWCNRELIHRNMKQHNSVCPKLEILCEVCKKSKLPRNEIKLHQDPENGDCPRRKRCCKFRRVGCEFTAPQEQMPGHLKNNQQEHMNLLLDDNINMRTELEFTKKKMEKYESMELGEKGASALHFDNPEEIVKMVVKNLKQNGIVMENHEIDSFKSLDINSDNGGAGARKKVMNINQNGSLKEVDVKKVTSSKSSEIRELKTMVQNNSQKIKSVKETQAILLKKNEIFHDALDVLNTEMDNAGQRTVNILKEVEKVKTSVEETTKNLKAVDQAMAVKNVVITEQFLQIKSLENTSYNGILVWKIPNISQNRRDAISGKQTSIYSPYFFTSRYGYRVCCRIYLNGDGMGKGTHISIFFVIMKGANDALLQWPFRNKVNFVLLDQNNREHIIDGFRPDETSSSFRRPTSDMNIASGCPLFISMSELEASPNAYIKDDTMFIKVIVDMSDVQGQHSLIKKTFKT, encoded by the exons ATGAAGCGTGTAGAGCTGGAGAATCACAGTTTGAAAGATTGTACAGAACGTACAATAACTTGCCGTTGGTGTAACAGAGAGTTGATTCATCGGAACATGAAA caaCACAACAGTGTGTGCCCTAAGTTGGAAATTCTTTGTGAAGTTTGCAAAAAATCAAAGTTGCCAAGAAATGAG ATAAAGCTGCATCAAGACCCAGAAAATGGAGACTGCCCTCGGCGTAAAAGATGTTGTAAATTTCGAAGGGTTGGCTGTGAGTTTACA GCTCCACAGGAGCAGATGCCAGGACACTTGAAAAACAACCAACAAGAACACATGAATCTGTTACTGGATGACAACATCAATATGAGAACAGAACTGGAGTTTACGAAAAAGAAAATGGAAAAGTATGAATCCATGGAATTGGGGGAGAAAGGTGCCTCAGCCCTACACTTTGATAACCCAGAAGAAATAGTTAAGATGGTTGTGAAGAACTTAAAACAGAATGGTATTGTAATGGAAAATCATGAAATAGACTCCTTTAAATCACTTGACATAAATTCAGACAATGGGGGTGCTGGAGCAAGGAAAAAAGTTATGAATATAAACCAGAATGGGAGTTTGAAGGAAGTTGATGTAAAGAAAGTGACATCTTCAAAATCTTCAGAAATTAGAGAGTTGAAAACTATGGTCCAGAACAATAGTCAGAAGATTAAATCTGTGAAGGAAACTCAGGCAATTTTGTTGAAGAAGAATGAAATATTTCATGATGCTCTGGATGTTCTTAACACTGAAATGGATAATGCTGGTCAGAGGACAGTAAACATCCTTAAAGAGGTAGAAAAGGTAAAGACATCAGTTGAAGAGACAACAAAAAATCTCAAAGCAGTTGATCAAGCAATGGCTGTAAAAAATGTGGTAATAACAGAACAGTTCCTGCAGATCAAAAGTCTTGAGAATACATCATATAATGGAATACTTGTCTGGAAGATACCTAACATTAGTCAAAACAGAAGAGATGCCATCAGTGGAAAGCAGACATCAATTTATTCACCATATTTCTTTACAAGCCGTTATGGTTATCGTGTTTGTTGCAGGATTTACCTAAACGGTGATGGCATGGGAAAGGGAACCCACATCTCAATATTCTTTGTCATCATGAAAGGCGCAAATGATGCTCTTCTCCAGTGGCCATTTCGAAACAAAGTCAACTTTGTCTTGCTAGATCAGAACAATCGGGAACACATCATTGATGGATTTCGACCAGATGAAACCAGTAGCTCTTTTCGGAGACCAACCAGTGACATGAATATTGCATCTGGATGTCCGCTGTTCATCTCAATGTCTGAGCTTGAGGCTAGTCCTAATGCATACATCAAAGATGACACGATGTTTATCAAGGTCATTGTAGACATGTCTGATGTTCAAGGCCAGCATAGTCTTATTAAAAAAACCTTTAAAACTTGA
- the LOC140047115 gene encoding serine/threonine-protein phosphatase 2A activator-like isoform X1, translating into MSSSSHAYVPLKKEIKTMGDVAKWQKSQAFKEYLAFVETLSASVLGKKITDDIHQTESCSKLIEVLDVLSNWIDAIPPVDQPQRFGNKAYRTWFDKLTTNSEEILKGMLDEKDWPSIIELQGYFNDGFGNSTRIDYGTGHEMNFAAFLCCLFKLRYLTEVDYEAAVLRVFERYLTLMRKLQTVYMMEPAGSHGVWGLDDFQFLPFYWGSSQLKGGAIKPNALTDPAIAKNISQDFMFMGCVAYINEVKTGPFAEHSNVLWGISSVPEWSKVNSGLMKMYKAEVLLKLPVIQHFSFGTMLSINPAEV; encoded by the exons ATGTCAAGTTCAAGCCATGCTTATGTTCCATTGAAGAAAGAGATAAAAACCATGGGAGATGTTGCTAAATGGCAAAAGTCACAG gCTTTTAAGGAATATTTAGCCTTTGTAGAAACATTGAGTGCGTCTGTCCTAGGCAAGAAAATAACGGACGATATTCATCAAACAGAG AGTTGTAGCAAACTGATTGAAGTTTTAGATGTACTTAGTAATTGGATTGATGCAATTCCGCCAGTAGATCAACCACAACGGTTTGGGAACAAGGCATACCGTACTTGGTTCGACAAACTTACAACT AATTCAGAAGAGATACTAAAAGGAATGTTAGATGAAAAGGACTGGCCATCTATCATAGAATTACAAGGTTATTTTAACGATGGCTTTGGGAACAGTACTCGAATTGACTATGGAACAGGCCATGAGATGAACTTTGCAGCTTTCTTGTGTTGTCTATTTAAACTAAGATATTTAACAGAAGTAGACTATGAAGCAGCTGTCCTCAGGGTGTTTGAAAG ATATTTGACTTTGATGAGAAAACTTCAGACAGTGTATATGATGGAGCCAGCTGGTAGTCATGGAGTGTGGGGACTTGATGATTTTCAGTTTTTACCATTTTACTGGGGAAGCTCTCAACTTAAAG GTGGAGCAATAAAACCAAATGCTTTGACAGATCCAGCCATAGCCAAAAACATATCACAAGACTTTATGTTCATGGGTTGTGTAGCATATATAAATGAG GTGAAAACGGGACCTTTTGCAGAACACTCTAATGTGCTATGGGGAATCAGTTCAGTTCCTGAATGGTCAAAGGTCAACTCAGGACTTATGAAAATGTACAAAGCAGAG GTTCTGTTAAAATTGCCTGTAATACAGCATTTCTCATTTGGTACCATGTTATCCATCAATCCAGCGGAagtatga
- the LOC140046217 gene encoding TNF receptor-associated factor 2-like — protein sequence MKRVELENHSLKDCTERTITCRWCNRELMHRNMKQHNSVCPKLEILCDVCKKSKLPRDEIMLHQDPENGDCPRRKRCCKFRRVGCEFTAPQEQMPGHLKNNQQEHMNLLLDDNINMRTELEFTKKKLEKYESMELGEKGASALHIDNREEIVKMVVKNLKQNGIVMEKYEIDSGGAGGDLQEVEKVKTSVEETTKHLKAIDQAMAVKNVVITEQFLQIKSLENTSYNGMLVWKIPNISQNRRDAISGKQTSIYSPYFFTSRYGYRVCCRIYLNGDGMGEGTHISIFFVIMKGANDALLQWPFRNKILFVLLDQNNQEHIIDGFRPDETSSSFRRPISDMNIAIGCPLFISMSELEASPNAYIKDDTMFIKVYVECHGGEGDGIPHE from the exons ATGAAACGTGTAGAGCTGGAGAATCACAGTTTGAAAGATTGTACAGAACGTACAATAACTTGCCGTTGGTGTAACAGAGAGTTGATGCATCGAAACATGAAA CAACACAACAGTGTGTGCCCTAAGTTGGAAATTCTTTGTGACGTTTGCAAAAAATCAAAGTTGCCAAGAGATGAG ATAATGCTGCATCAAGACCCAGAAAATGGAGACTGCCCTCGGCGTAAAAGATGTTGTAAATTTCGAAGGGTTGGCTGTGAGTTTACA GCTCCACAGGAGCAGATGCCAGGACACTTGAAAAACAACCAACAAGAACACATGAATCTGTTACTGGATGACAACATCAATATGAGAACAGAACTGGAGTTTACGAAAAAGAAATTGGAAAAGTATGAATCCATGGAATTGGGGGAGAAAGGTGCCTCAGCCCTACACATTGATAACCGAGAAGAAATAGTTAAGATGGTTGTGAAGAACTTAAAACAGAATGGTATTGTAATGGAAAAGTATGAAATAGACAGTGGTGGTGCTGGAGGAGACCTTCAAGAGGTAGAAAAGGTAAAGACATCAGTTGAAGAGACGACAAAACATCTCAAAGCAATTGATCAAGCAATGGCTGTAAAAAATGTGGTAATAACAGAACAGTTCCTGCAGATCAAAAGTCTTGAGAATACATCATATAATGGAATGCTTGTCTGGAAGATACCTAACATTAGTCAAAACAGAAGAGATGCCATCAGTGGAAAGCAGACATCAATTTATTCACCATATTTCTTTACAAGCCGTTATGGTTATCGTGTTTGTTGCAGGATTTACCTAAATGGTGATGGCATGGGAGAGGGAACCCATATCTCAATATTCTTTGTCATCATGAAAGGTGCAAATGATGCTCTTCTCCAGTGGCCATTTCGAAACAAAATCCTCTTTGTCTTGCTAGACCAGAACAACCAGGAGCACATTATTGATGGATTTCGACCAGATGAAACCAGTAGTTCTTTCCGACGACCAATTAGTGACATGAATATTGCAATAGGATGTCCGTTGTTCATCTCAATGTCTGAGCTTGAGGCTAGTCCTAATGCATACATCAAAGATGACACAATGTTTATCAAGGTCTATGTAGAGTGTCATGGAGGTGAAGGCGACGGAATTCCACATGAATAG
- the LOC140047115 gene encoding serine/threonine-protein phosphatase 2A activator-like isoform X2, with translation MSSSSHAYVPLKKEIKTMGDVAKWQKSQAFKEYLAFVETLSASVLGKKITDDIHQTESCSKLIEVLDVLSNWIDAIPPVDQPQRFGNKAYRTWFDKLTTNSEEILKGMLDEKDWPSIIELQGYFNDGFGNSTRIDYGTGHEMNFAAFLCCLFKLRYLTEVDYEAAVLRVFERYLTLMRKLQTVYMMEPAGSHGVWGLDDFQFLPFYWGSSQLKGGAIKPNALTDPAIAKNISQDFMFMGCVAYINEVKTGPFAEHSNVLWGISSVPEWSKVNSGLMKMYKAEYR, from the exons ATGTCAAGTTCAAGCCATGCTTATGTTCCATTGAAGAAAGAGATAAAAACCATGGGAGATGTTGCTAAATGGCAAAAGTCACAG gCTTTTAAGGAATATTTAGCCTTTGTAGAAACATTGAGTGCGTCTGTCCTAGGCAAGAAAATAACGGACGATATTCATCAAACAGAG AGTTGTAGCAAACTGATTGAAGTTTTAGATGTACTTAGTAATTGGATTGATGCAATTCCGCCAGTAGATCAACCACAACGGTTTGGGAACAAGGCATACCGTACTTGGTTCGACAAACTTACAACT AATTCAGAAGAGATACTAAAAGGAATGTTAGATGAAAAGGACTGGCCATCTATCATAGAATTACAAGGTTATTTTAACGATGGCTTTGGGAACAGTACTCGAATTGACTATGGAACAGGCCATGAGATGAACTTTGCAGCTTTCTTGTGTTGTCTATTTAAACTAAGATATTTAACAGAAGTAGACTATGAAGCAGCTGTCCTCAGGGTGTTTGAAAG ATATTTGACTTTGATGAGAAAACTTCAGACAGTGTATATGATGGAGCCAGCTGGTAGTCATGGAGTGTGGGGACTTGATGATTTTCAGTTTTTACCATTTTACTGGGGAAGCTCTCAACTTAAAG GTGGAGCAATAAAACCAAATGCTTTGACAGATCCAGCCATAGCCAAAAACATATCACAAGACTTTATGTTCATGGGTTGTGTAGCATATATAAATGAG GTGAAAACGGGACCTTTTGCAGAACACTCTAATGTGCTATGGGGAATCAGTTCAGTTCCTGAATGGTCAAAGGTCAACTCAGGACTTATGAAAATGTACAAAGCAGAG